The Desulfuromonadales bacterium sequence CAGGGACTTACCTCGTGCCAGAGTTTCTGATTAATCTGCAGGGCCAGTTCCAGAGCCCGCTTGCCGTCCTCCCCGGTGACGGGAGGAGCGGTACCGGTGCCGACGGCATCGATGAAAGCCCGAATCTCCTCCAGCAGGGCATCTCCCTGCTCGAAGCTCTTCTCCTCCATCGTCACGTTCGGCAGCCCTGGAATCGGCAATCCCTCGCCACCCTTACGGAAGATGGCGATCTTGCGCTCCTGGTAGTCAATGGAGATATAGGCATCGGACTGGAATATCCGGAT is a genomic window containing:
- a CDS encoding Gfo/Idh/MocA family oxidoreductase codes for the protein ILNMVPSTVKVVNSVGVPVLSNEVDIANARLQFENGCVANVTASRASREAMRKIRIFQSDAYISIDYQERKIAIFRKGGEGLPIPGLPNVTMEEKSFEQGDALLEEIRAFIDAVGTGTAPPVTGEDGKRALELALQINQKLWHEVSP